One genomic region from Cyclopterus lumpus isolate fCycLum1 chromosome 20, fCycLum1.pri, whole genome shotgun sequence encodes:
- the ackr4b gene encoding atypical chemokine receptor 4, which translates to MENYDYDDEDSSYNDSYEYSDEHSVCGKEAVRFFGSVFLPVIYTLALVVGLAGNALVVAVYASRLRLRTLTDVCILNLAISDLMLLFTLPFWAADAVHGWRLGVVACKLTSFLYSTNFSCGMLLLACISVDRYRAVTHNSAGRTGTGTRVRIQWILVCVLLWSVASFLGLPELIFCIMKQSHHGMVCRASYPASMARPVKAALELMEVTLRFLLPFLVMTVCYCLVGRILSRAAGVRRARRWRALRVLLAVVAVFLLTQLPYNVVKLIRAMDIMYGLVTDCGVSRGLDRAVQVTESLALVHTCINPLLYAFIGSSFRGHVLKAAKRLGQRLGRHLRHVSEEPVEIPLNTCTQTQSQSGSGEQATSNFTI; encoded by the coding sequence atggaaaattaCGATTATGACGACGAGGACTCCAGCTACAATGACAGTTATGAGTACAGTGACGAACACAGTGTTTGTGGCAAGGAGGCGGTGCGCTTTTTTGGCAGCGTCTTCCTCCCGGTCATCTACACCTTGGCTCTGGTGGTGGGCCTGGCTGGAAATGCCCTGGTAGTGGCGGTCTACGCATCAAGGCTGCGACTACGAACCCTCACGGACGTGTGCATCCTGAACCTCGCCATTTCGGACCTGATGCTCCTCTTCACGCTGCCTTTTTGGGCAGCCGACGCCGTTCATGGTTGGAGGTTGGGTGTGGTAGCCTGCAAGCTCACCTCCTTCCTCTACAGTACCAACTTCAGCTGTGGCATGCTGCTGCTGGCGTGCATCAGTGTGGACCGCTACCGCGCTGTCACCCACAATTCTGCAGGCAGGACTGGAACGGGTACCCGGGTAAGGATCCAGTGGATCctggtgtgtgtgctgttgtggTCTGTTGCAAGCTTCCTTGGCCTTCCCGAACTCATATTTTGCATCATGAAGCAATCCCATCATGGGATGGTCTGTAGGGCTAGCTACCCGGCCAGCATGGCCCGACCTGTAAAGGCTGCCCTGGAGCTGATGGAGGTGACCTTGAGATTCTTGCTCCCTTTCTTGGTCATGACGGTGTGCTACTGCTTGGTGGGGCGGATACTGAGCCGGGCAGCTGGGGTGCGGAGAGCTCGAAGGTGGCGTGCCCTGCGTGTCCTGCTGGCTGTGGTGGCAGTCTTCTTGCTCACGCAGCTGCCCTACAACGTGGTCAAGCTGATCCGAGCGATGGACATCATGTACGGCCTCGTGACCGACTGTGGCGTCAGCAGGGGCCTGGATCGAGCTGTCCAAGTGACAGAGAGCCTGGCGCTGGTCCACACCTGCATCAACCCCCTCCTCTATGCCTTCATCGGGTCGTCCTTCAGGGGACACGTCCTCAAGGCTGCCAAGCGCCTTGGACAGCGCCTTGGGAGACACCTGAGACATGTCAGCGAGGAGCCGGTGGAGATTCCACTCAACACGTGCACTCAAACGCAGTCCCAGTCTGGCTCAGGAGAACAAGCCACCAGCAACTTCACTATTTAA
- the uba5 gene encoding ubiquitin-like modifier-activating enzyme 5, whose translation MATVEELKLRVRELENELIKCKQKQCAMEEAQSQEHHRPKIDQMSSEVVDSNPYSRLMALKRMGIVKDYEKIRTFTVAVVGVGGVGSVTAEMLTRCGIGKLLLFDYDKVELANMNRLFFQPHQAGLSKVEAAEHTLRNINPDVSFESHNYNITTMDNFTHFMERISYGGLEEGKPVDLILSCVDNYEARMAINTACNELGQIWMESGVSENAVSGHIQLIIPGETACFACAPPLVVAANIDEKTLKRDGVCAASLPTTMGVVAGLLVQNVLKFLLKFGTVSYYLGYNAMQDFFPTMAMKPNTQCSDRYCRRQQEEYKKKEAERPKVEAVQEEEEEVVHEDNQWGIELVSEVTDAELQAASGAVPDLPEGITVAYTIPVEDTESGETVGETEQSLEDLMAQMRKM comes from the exons ATGGCGACAGTCGAGGAACTGAAGCTGCGCGTGAGAGAGCTGGAGAATGAATTGATCAAATGTAAGCAGAAGCAGTGTGCCATGGAGGAGGCTCAAAGCCAGGAACACCACAGACCGAAGATTGACCAAATGAGTTCCGAGGTTGTGGATTCCAACCCATACag TCGTCTCATGGCTTTAAAGAGAATGGGCATCGTGAAGGATTATGAG AAAATCCGGACATTCACAGTGGCTGTGGTCGGCGTTGGGGGAGTTGGCAGTGTGACAGCTGAAATGCTCACTAGATGTGGCATTGGTAAG TTGCTCCTCTTTGACTACGATAAAGTAGAGCTGGCCAACATGAACCGGCTGTTCTTCCAGCCTCACCAGGCCGGCCTCAGTAAAGTGGAGGCTGCGGAACACACTCTCAG GAACATCAACCCAGACGTGTCATTTGAGAGCCACAACTACAATATCACCACAATGGataattttacacattttatggAGCGCATCAG TTATGGAGGGCTGGAGGAAGGGAAGCCGGTGGATTTGATCCTGAGCTGTGTGGACAACTATGAGGCCAGAATGGCCATCAATACT GCCTGTAATGAACTCGGTCAGATCTGGATGGAGTCTGGCGTCAGTGAGAACGCTGTATCGGGACACATCCAGCTCATCATTCCTGGAGAGACGGCGTGCTTTGCT TGTGCTCCTCCTCTGGTGGTGGCCGCTAACATAGATGAGAAGACCCTAAAAAGGGACGGCGTGTGTGCTGCCAGCTTACCAACAACAATGGGCGTGGTCGCAGGCCTCCTGGTGCAAAATGTCCTCAA GTTTCTGTTGAAGTTTGGAACTGTCAGTTATTATCTCGGCTACAACGCCATGCAGGACTTCTTCCCCACCATGGCCATGAAACCCAACACCCAGTGTAGTGACCGCTACTGCaggagacaacaggaagagtaCAAG aagaaagaagcagagcgCCCGAAGGTCGAGGctgtgcaggaagaggaggaagaggtcgTACACGAGGACAATCAGTGGG GTATTGAACTCGTATCAGAAGTGACTGATGCAGAATTACAGGCTGCTTCGGGCGCTGTGCCTGACCTCCCAGAAGGCATTACAGTGGCTTACACCATTCCAGTTGAG GATACAGAAAGTGGGGAGACGGTGGGGGAGACTGAGCAGAGTCTAGAAGACTTGATGGCTCAGATGAGAAAGATGTAG
- the u2surp gene encoding U2 snRNP-associated SURP motif-containing protein isoform X2 codes for MNLLSLIHRMIEFVVREGPMFEAMIMNREINNPMYRFLFENQSPAHVYYRWKIYSILQGEAPIKWKTEDFRMFKNGSLWHPPPLNPYLHGPYDDGEEEEEDEEGIRKGSLKEDERDKLEEMLRGMSPRRGDIAEAMLFCLGRAEAAEEIVECVAESLSILKTPLPKKIARLYLVSDVLYNSSAKVSNASYYRKFFETKLCQIFADLNATYKSIQGHLQSENFKQRVMSCFRAWEDWAVYPDPFLIKLQNIFLGLVNLAAEKEPPVVIVEAEPAEDIDGAPIGDYGDGTLLEDVDGVPIDAGPIDGAPIDGAPLDDLDGVPIKPMEEDIDGIPLDPSKEATFKVAPSKWEAVDEAELQAQAVTTSKWEAFEQPEETKKDEEDSDYDDRSPRSEDNQSYSNPIREDSDVKVKMSEMNEEKRTKLREIEVKVMKFQDELESGKRPKKPGQSLQEQVEHYRDKLLQKEKEKEKLEREKEKEKKEKEKAEARLKDLKKEKEKDDTPTRKERKRRHSGSPSPTRSSTRRGRSSSPRSERSERSDRSYSKDTSSRSAHKDSPRASSKKSSKRSPSPRTPKRSRRSRSKTPKKSAKKSRSKSKSPHRSHKKSKKSKH; via the exons GGTGAAGCACCAATCAAATGGAAAACAGAGGACTTTAGGATGTTTAAGAATGGCTCCTTGTGGCATCCGCCGCCTCTTAATCCATACCTCCATGGTCcttatgatgatggtgaggaagaggaggaagatgaggagggcATCAGGAAAGGCAGCTTGAAAGAGGA CGAGCGGGACAAACTAGAGGAGATGTTGCGTGGAATGAGTCCCAGGAGGGGAGACATAGCAGAAGCCATGTTGTTTTGTCTCGGCCGCGCCGAAGCCGCTGAAGAGATTGTGGAGTGCGTCGCAGagtctctctccatcctcaaAACCCCTCTTCCCAAGAAG ATTGCACGGTTATATCTAGTTTCTGACGTGCTGTACAACTCATCAGCCAAAGTATCCAATGCGTCCTACTACAGAAAATT TTTTGAGACAAAGCTATGCCAGATTTTTGCTGACCTCAACGCAACATACAAATCCATACAGGGCCATCTTCAGAGTGAGAACTTTAAG CAACGAGTCATGTCGTGTTTCCGGGCATGGGAGGACTGGGCTGTGTACCCAGACCCCTTCCTCATCAAGCTGCAGAACATCTTCCTGGGTCTAGTTAATCTCGCTGCAGAGAAGGAACCCCCTGTCGTCATTGTGGAG GCTGAGCCTGCAGAGGACATTGATGGGGCTCCAATAGGAGACTATGGAGATGGAACTCTGCTGGAGGATGTGGATGGGGTGCCGATTGACGCAGGGCCCATTGATGGAGCTCCTATTGACGGAGCCCCCCTGGATGACCTAGATGGTGTTCCTATCAAGCCAATGGAAGAAGACATAGATGGGATACCTT TGGATCCATCCAAAGAGGCAACCTTCAAGGTAGCACCTTCCAAATGGGAGGCGGTGGATGAGGCAGAGTTACAAGCTCAAG CTGTGACAACTTCAAAATGGGAAGCATTTGAGCAgccagaagaaacaaaaaa GGATGAGGAGGACAGTGATTATGATGACAGAAGCCCTCGCTCAGAAGATAATCAGAGCTACTCAAACCCCATCAGAGAGGACTCGGATGTTAAGGTCAAAATGTCTGAAATGAATGAAGAGAAACGCACAAAGCTCAGAGAAATAGAG GTTAAGGTCATGAAGTTCCAGGATGAGCTGGAGTCTGGAAAAAGGCCCAAGAAGCCTGGGCAGAGTCTtcaggagcaggtggagcactACAGGGACAAATTACTACAAAAG gaaaaggaaaaagagaaacttgaacgggagaaagagaaggagaagaaagagaaggagaaagctGAGGCCCGTTTGAAGGatttgaagaaggaaaaagaaaaggacgaCACGCCAACCAGGAAAGAGAG GAAGCGGCGTCACAGTGGGTCACCCAGCCCAACAAGGAGTAGCACCCGACGAGGCCGGTCATCCTCACCCCGTTCAGAAAGATCAGAACGCTCCGACCGCTCGTACTCTAAAGACACATCTTCCCGCTCCGCCCATAAAGACTCTCCGAGAGCCAGCAGCAAAAAGTCCTCAAAGAG GTCACCTTCACCTCGCACACCCAAACGATCCAGGAGGTCGCGCTCCAAGACGCCCAAGAAATCAGCGAAGAAGTCCCGCTCCAAATCAAAGTCACCTCACCGGTCTCATAAAAAATCAAAGAAGAGCAAACACTGA
- the acad11 gene encoding acyl-CoA dehydrogenase family member 11 encodes MEELTTSVRQQHKFSVGRLQKYLSVKSQTVSNNDTLTVRQYSAGQSNPTFLVQTPSDSYVLRKKPPGELLPGAHKVDREYRVQKALFSAGFPVPQPLLHCTDAEIIGTEFYLMEHVRGRIFRDLRLPGVSAAERAALYVAAVETLAKLHSLDLASLNLEGYGKGSGYCKRQVSTWTKQYTAAATRDIPAMNELSDWLMNNLPATDDEVTLVHGDFRLDNLIIHPREARVMAVLDWELSTTGQPLADLAYFLMPYYWPTSINITSTMGSLKGIQGIPTVEDLISIYCRVRGIPSALPQLNFYLALSVFKMAGIAQGIYARHLLGNASAPNAAQFGQCVEPLAKVALQLAQRSDTGPAGDSLFLQTARGQAVLQQVKDFMRQYVLPAQEEVAEYYSKHAQSAQRWHPPSVIQDLKVKAREAGLWNLFLPAVSGLSQLDYAYIAEETGRCLFAPEVFNCQAPDTGNMEVLHMFGSEEQKSKWLEPLLKGEIRSCFCMTEPDVASSDATNMECTLCRDEDNFVINGKKWWTSGAGNPQCKVAIVMCRSKSQDVKTRHGQHSMVLVPMDTPGVQLVRPLTVFGQDDAIHGGHFEVHFENVRVPTHNIILGEGRGFEIAQGRLGPGRLHHCMRAVGLAELALELLCQRAASRHTFGKKLYQHEVVAHWIAECRLMIEQTRLLTLHAARALDTQGSRAARKQIAMIKVAAARMACKVVDCAIQVYGGAGVSGDFPLAQMYSYVRTLRIADGPDEVHLSSIAHLELRDQLKKAQAKL; translated from the exons ATGGAGGAGCTGACAACGTCTGTTCGACAGCAACACAAGTTCAGTGTTGGCAGACTGCAAAAATATCTCTCTGTCAAGTCACAGACCGTGTCGAACAATGACACGCTCACTGTCCGACAGTATAG CGCTGGTCAGTCGAACCCGACCTTCCTCGTTCAAACCCCCTCAGACAGCTATGTTCTCAGGAAGAAACCTCCAGGCGAGCTGCTTCCAGGAGCTCACAAG GTGGACAGGGAGTATCGGGTGCAGAAGGCCCTGTTCTCAGCTGGATTCCCTGTACCTCAGCCTCTCTTGCACTGCACTGATGCTGAAATCATTGGAACAGAATTCTACTTGATGGAGCATGTGAGG GGGCGTATATTCAGGGATCTTCGTCTCCCTGGAGTGAGTGCAGCAGAGAGAGCAGCGCTCTATGTGGCTGCAGTGGAAACGTTGGCAAAGCTACACTCACTGGACCTGGCATCACTGAACCTTGAAGGATATGGGAAAGGATCAGGTTACTGCAAGAGACAA GTGTCCACCTGGACTAAGCAGTACACCGCAGCAGCCACCAGAGACATTCCAGCCATGAATGAACTGTCTGATTGGTTGATGAATAATTTGCCAGCCACTGACGACGAGGTCACGCTTGTGCATGGAGATTTCCGATTGGACAACTTGATAATCCATCCAAGAGAG GCACGTGTGATGGCAGTCTTGGACTGGGAGCTGTCTACCACTGGGCAGCCCTTGGCAGACCTGGCCTATTTCCTCATGCCTTACTACTGGCCTACAAGCATCAACATCACCAGCACAATGGGCAGTTTAAAAGGAATACAAG GTATCCCAACTGTGGAAGACCTGATTTCCATTTACTGCCGGGTCCGGGGGATCCCGTCTGCTTTGCCACAGTTGAATTTCTACCTGGCcctgtctgtttttaaaatggcaGGAATTGCACAG GGGATCTATGCACGCCACCTACTGGGTAATGCCAGTGCTCCCAATGCAGCACAGTTCGGCCAGTGTGTGGAGCCCTTGGCTAAGGTTGCCTTGCAGCTTGCACAGAG GTCTGACACGGGTCCAGCAGGAGATAGCCTGTTCCTGCAGACGGCCAGAGGTCAGGCTGTTCTGCAGCAGGTCAAAGACTTCATGAGACAATACGTGCTTCCTGCTCAGGAG GAAGTTGCAGAGTACTACTCCAAACACGCTCAGTCTGCACAGAGGTGGCACCCCCCCAGTGTAATACAGGATCTAAAG GTGAAAGCGAGGGAGGCGGGGCTGTGGAACCTGTTCCTGCCTGCGGTCAGCGGCCTCAGTCAGTTGGACTATGCCTACATTGCAGAGGAAACTGGACGCTGCCTCTTTGCCCCTGAAGTCTTCAACTGCCAGGCTCCTG ACACGGGAAACATGGAGGTGCTCCACATGTTTGGCAGTGAGGAGCAGAAGAGTAAATGGCTGGAGCCTCTGCTCAAAGGAGAGATTCGCTCCTGCTTCTGTATGACAG AGCCTGATGTGGCCTCCAGTGATGCAACCAACATGGAGTGCACCCTTTGCAGGGATGAAGACAACTTCGTCATAAACGGCAAGAAATGGTGGACCAGTG GTGCTGGCAACCCCCAATGCAAAGTGGCCATTGTGATGTGCAGGAGCAAATCTCAAGATGTTAAAACCAG ACATGGCCAACACAGTATGGTCCTGGTCCCTATGGACACACCGGGTGTGCAGCTCGTCAGACCGCTCACTGTGTTTGGACAGGACG ATGCCATCCATGGCGGCCACTTTGAAGTGCACTTTGAAAACGTGCGTGTGCCTACCCACAACATTATTTTGG gTGAAGGCCGGGGGTTTGAGATTGCCCAGGGTCGTCTGGGGCCGGGCCGGCTGCACCACTGCATGAGGGCTGTTGGTTTGGCCGAGTTGGCTCTGGAGCTGCTCTGCCAGCGGGCGGCCTCCAGGCACACATTCGGAAAGAAGTTGTACCAACAT GAGGTTGTTGCTCACTGGATTGCAGAGTGCCGACTCATGATAGAACAAACGCGCCTGCTGACTCTGCACGCTGCTCGTGCCCTGGATACTCAGGGCAGCCGGGCTGCTCGCAAACAG ATTGCTATGATCAAGGTGGCAGCAGCCAGGATGGCGTGTAAGGTGGTGGACTGTGCGATCCAGGTCTATGGCGGTGCAGGTGTGTCTGGAGACTTCCCACTAGCACAGAT GTATTCATATGTGCGGACGCTACGCATTGCTGATGGGCCAGATGAGGTGCACCTCTCCTCCATTGCTCATCTGGAACTGAGGGACCAACTAAAGAAGGCACAGGCCAAGCTGTAA
- the u2surp gene encoding U2 snRNP-associated SURP motif-containing protein isoform X3, giving the protein MIEFVVREGPMFEAMIMNREINNPMYRFLFENQSPAHVYYRWKIYSILQGEAPIKWKTEDFRMFKNGSLWHPPPLNPYLHGPYDDGEEEEEDEEGIRKGSLKEDERDKLEEMLRGMSPRRGDIAEAMLFCLGRAEAAEEIVECVAESLSILKTPLPKKIARLYLVSDVLYNSSAKVSNASYYRKFFETKLCQIFADLNATYKSIQGHLQSENFKQRVMSCFRAWEDWAVYPDPFLIKLQNIFLGLVNLAAEKEPPVVIVEAEPAEDIDGAPIGDYGDGTLLEDVDGVPIDAGPIDGAPIDGAPLDDLDGVPIKPMEEDIDGIPLDPSKEATFKVAPSKWEAVDEAELQAQAVTTSKWEAFEQPEETKKDEEDSDYDDRSPRSEDNQSYSNPIREDSDVKVKMSEMNEEKRTKLREIEVKVMKFQDELESGKRPKKPGQSLQEQVEHYRDKLLQKEKEKEKLEREKEKEKKEKEKAEARLKDLKKEKEKDDTPTRKERKRRHSGSPSPTRSSTRRGRSSSPRSERSERSDRSYSKDTSSRSAHKDSPRASSKKSSKRSPSPRTPKRSRRSRSKTPKKSAKKSRSKSKSPHRSHKKSKKSKH; this is encoded by the exons GGTGAAGCACCAATCAAATGGAAAACAGAGGACTTTAGGATGTTTAAGAATGGCTCCTTGTGGCATCCGCCGCCTCTTAATCCATACCTCCATGGTCcttatgatgatggtgaggaagaggaggaagatgaggagggcATCAGGAAAGGCAGCTTGAAAGAGGA CGAGCGGGACAAACTAGAGGAGATGTTGCGTGGAATGAGTCCCAGGAGGGGAGACATAGCAGAAGCCATGTTGTTTTGTCTCGGCCGCGCCGAAGCCGCTGAAGAGATTGTGGAGTGCGTCGCAGagtctctctccatcctcaaAACCCCTCTTCCCAAGAAG ATTGCACGGTTATATCTAGTTTCTGACGTGCTGTACAACTCATCAGCCAAAGTATCCAATGCGTCCTACTACAGAAAATT TTTTGAGACAAAGCTATGCCAGATTTTTGCTGACCTCAACGCAACATACAAATCCATACAGGGCCATCTTCAGAGTGAGAACTTTAAG CAACGAGTCATGTCGTGTTTCCGGGCATGGGAGGACTGGGCTGTGTACCCAGACCCCTTCCTCATCAAGCTGCAGAACATCTTCCTGGGTCTAGTTAATCTCGCTGCAGAGAAGGAACCCCCTGTCGTCATTGTGGAG GCTGAGCCTGCAGAGGACATTGATGGGGCTCCAATAGGAGACTATGGAGATGGAACTCTGCTGGAGGATGTGGATGGGGTGCCGATTGACGCAGGGCCCATTGATGGAGCTCCTATTGACGGAGCCCCCCTGGATGACCTAGATGGTGTTCCTATCAAGCCAATGGAAGAAGACATAGATGGGATACCTT TGGATCCATCCAAAGAGGCAACCTTCAAGGTAGCACCTTCCAAATGGGAGGCGGTGGATGAGGCAGAGTTACAAGCTCAAG CTGTGACAACTTCAAAATGGGAAGCATTTGAGCAgccagaagaaacaaaaaa GGATGAGGAGGACAGTGATTATGATGACAGAAGCCCTCGCTCAGAAGATAATCAGAGCTACTCAAACCCCATCAGAGAGGACTCGGATGTTAAGGTCAAAATGTCTGAAATGAATGAAGAGAAACGCACAAAGCTCAGAGAAATAGAG GTTAAGGTCATGAAGTTCCAGGATGAGCTGGAGTCTGGAAAAAGGCCCAAGAAGCCTGGGCAGAGTCTtcaggagcaggtggagcactACAGGGACAAATTACTACAAAAG gaaaaggaaaaagagaaacttgaacgggagaaagagaaggagaagaaagagaaggagaaagctGAGGCCCGTTTGAAGGatttgaagaaggaaaaagaaaaggacgaCACGCCAACCAGGAAAGAGAG GAAGCGGCGTCACAGTGGGTCACCCAGCCCAACAAGGAGTAGCACCCGACGAGGCCGGTCATCCTCACCCCGTTCAGAAAGATCAGAACGCTCCGACCGCTCGTACTCTAAAGACACATCTTCCCGCTCCGCCCATAAAGACTCTCCGAGAGCCAGCAGCAAAAAGTCCTCAAAGAG GTCACCTTCACCTCGCACACCCAAACGATCCAGGAGGTCGCGCTCCAAGACGCCCAAGAAATCAGCGAAGAAGTCCCGCTCCAAATCAAAGTCACCTCACCGGTCTCATAAAAAATCAAAGAAGAGCAAACACTGA